The Podospora pseudocomata strain CBS 415.72m chromosome 3, whole genome shotgun sequence genome window below encodes:
- a CDS encoding hypothetical protein (EggNog:ENOG503NYH2; COG:A), with product MSKRKAPAASSPPTIQDTSARPPKRQKPSSSSSAPTPSTSAPEFSPITLCTKWTTPTLPSHLPPLPPILSPTLETAALTHSGQKKSPSDLSYERLEWIGDVYLELIASELIFATFPSIPEGEMSRRRELLIRNSTLSAFSVRYGLDKRANFPSEFNLTGRPNGSTAHAKKKEKALADIFEAYVGGVIRSDLVNGYKNAVVWLKALWGPLLKAEIKVEEGGGRMIDKEQNPKVRLEQLIGASCVRIEYRDLPGTGERFVDKQPQFGIGVYFTGWGEENLLLGEAWDFGKKSAGHRAAEKACGHPMVVGRLVERKRAYMAKRAIERTTEEEEGKGEE from the coding sequence atgtccaaaagaaaagcgcccgccgccagcagcccGCCCACAATCCAGGACACCTCCGCCCGCccccccaaacgccaaaaaccatcctcctcctcctcagcgccGACCCCCTCTACCTCGGCCCCAGAATTCTCCCCCATAACCCTCTGCACAAAATGgacaacccccaccctcccctcccacctcccccccttgccccccatcctctcccccaccctcgaAACTGCAGCGCTCACCCACTCCGGGCAAAAAAAATCCCCCTCCGACCTCTCCTACGAGCGCCTAGAATGGATAGGCGACGTCTACCTCGAGCTCATCGCCTCGGAGCTCATCTTCGccaccttcccctccatccccgaaGGTGAAATGTCCCGCCGTCGCGAGCTCCTCATCCGCAACTCaaccctctccgccttctcGGTCCGGTACGGCCTTGACAAGAGAGCAAACTTCCCCAGCGAGTTCAATCTGACAGGCAGACCGAACGGCAGCACGGCCCACgccaaaaagaaggagaaggccctGGCGGATATTTTTGAGGCGTATGTCGGGGGGGTGATAAGGTCTGATCTTGTCAATGGGTACAAAAATGCTGTGGTTTGGTTGAAGGCGTTGTGGGGACCGTTGTTGAAGGCGGAGatcaaggttgaggagggcgggggacGGATGATCGACAAGGAGCAGAATCCGAAGGTGAGGCTGGAGCAGCTGATCGGGGCCAGTTGTGTCAGGATTGAGTACAGGGATTTGCCTGggacgggggagaggtttgtgGATAAGCAGCCGCAATTTGGGATTGGCGTGTATTTCacggggtggggggaggagaatcTTTTGCTGGGGGAGGCGTGGGATTTTGGCAAGAAGAGTGCCGGGCAcagggcggcggagaaggctTGTGGGCAtccgatggtggtggggaggttggtggagaggaagagggcttATATGGCCAAGAGGGCCATTGAGAGgacgacggaggaggaggaagggaagggggaggagtga
- a CDS encoding hypothetical protein (COG:U; EggNog:ENOG503P1KH): protein MSDSVDRVFVHALATVKKIPKTGASRPPPTDRMRLYGLYKQAMEGDVDGVMERPTSSSFPNPEELSREQDKWDAWKSQTGLSRTEAKRRYVEALIETMHRYANTPNALELVSELEFVWNQVRSNEPSSEEGGSSMGEGGNGGQQQGKGRGGLAGFTQVIRRFGRGRVEEQPMRVISPMSEPDESEARMVELAGEDGEENEGGFRGRSDKRSKRMERAIVRLSAEIAALREQIATGREWRTKKDRGLGAWVSWGFWGAVKHFTVDLLLLVLLLVWMRKRKDRRFEDHVRGLFRLGREYARKILPSR, encoded by the exons ATGTCAGACTCAGTCG ACCGCGTCTTCGTCCACGCCCTCGCCACCGTCAAAAAAATCCCCAAAACCGGCGCCTCCCGCCCCCCACCGACCGACCGGATGCGCCTCTACGGCCTCTACAAACAAGCAATGGAAGGCGACGTCGACGGCGTTATGGAGCgaccaacctcgtcctccttccccaacccagaAGAACTCTCGCGGGAGCAAGACAAGTGGGATGCTTGGAAGTCACAGACGGGATTGTCGCGGACGGAGGCAAAACGCCGCTACGTCGAGGCGTTGATCGAGACGATGCATAGGTATGCTAATACGCCCAATGCGCTTGAGCTGGTGAGTGAGCTGGAGTTTGTGTGGAATCAGGTCAGGAGTAATGAGCCTAGttctgaggagggggggagttcaatgggggagggggggaacggggggcagcagcaggggaaGGGGCGAGGGGGGCTGGCGGGCTTTACGCAGGTCATCAGACGGTTTGGTagagggagggtggaggaaCAGCCGATGAGGGTTATAAGTCCTATGAGCGAGCCGGATGAGAGCGAGGCCAGGATGGTGGAGCTggccggggaggatggggaggagaatgaggGCGGGTTTAGGGGGAGGAGCGATAAACGGTCCAAGAGGATGGAGCGGGCGATTGTGAGGTTGTCGGCTGAAATCGCCGCGTTGAGGGAGCAGATTGCTACGGGAAGGGAGtggaggacgaagaaggatagggggttgggggcgtGGGTGAgctgggggttttggggggcggTGAAGCATTTTACTGTTGATCTGCTTCTGCTTGTTCTGCTGCTTGtttggatgaggaagaggaaggacagGAGGTTTGAGGATCACgtgagggggttgttcaggttggggagggagtatGCTCGGAAGATACTGCCTtcgagatga